CGATCAGGATGCGGTCGATGTAGCGAAAATGAAGCTTGCCCGCGAAGACCGCCTCCTTCAGCGCGAAGCGGATCAGCTCGTCGGGGTAGCGGTCCTGGTCGAGCCACGCACTGATCGTCTCGCATTCCATCGGAGACAGCGGCCGGCCGAATTCCTGCTCGAACACGGTAAACAAATCGGCCGGCCGGCTTGATTTTCCTCCGGCAGCAGCGTTCTGCCCCTGACCGCGCGGTGCCGGCTGCCGGGCGTCGAAAGCCAGCCGCTCGGCGCAGCGCACGATCAGGCCGTTCCAGTTGTATCGTTCCGATTGAATGCCGCTGACCGGATCAAACTCTTCGTCGATGGCCAGCAGCTCCTCCTTCATCAGCCGGCCGATCATTTGCTGCACGGTCTTCGGCGCGATGCCAAGCCGCTCCGACAGCTCCTCCGGCGTCGGAAAATCGGTCCGTTCCAGCTGCCGGAACAGCATCATTTGGACGATCAGCAGCAGCTCGGAATCGGACATCCCGATATCCCGGTAAGCCATCAGCACACCTGCCGGCACCGTCACGGCGCCCGCATTCATGGCCTCTGCCATGCC
This genomic window from Paenibacillus humicola contains:
- a CDS encoding DnaD domain-containing protein, yielding MKNELALAYARGMAEAMNAGAVTVPAGVLMAYRDIGMSDSELLLIVQMMLFRQLERTDFPTPEELSERLGIAPKTVQQMIGRLMKEELLAIDEEFDPVSGIQSERYNWNGLIVRCAERLAFDARQPAPRGQGQNAAAGGKSSRPADLFTVFEQEFGRPLSPMECETISAWLDQDRYPDELIRFALKEAVFAGKLHFRYIDRILIEWSRNRVTNTDEAKAHAQKFRGGRGS